The genomic interval actccagctcaagcacgcttaactctggagttttgttaggatgtgctccggaaaaagtaagtcaactttgatgacataggtagccaaatcaattctcttaagccttttcacctatcacaactcgggatgttacaaaaATGATAAGTATAAAAAGTATGAAAGACAAAAACGCAGATAAACCAACAAACAAActctttattctctttgtaCCAGAGGAGGCTCCACAGTTCGATTGGTTCTTTGCTTGaactttgagtctggtaattttatttctgatttgaagaaaaaaattcttCTTCCTTTCCTATTAGTTgcagattttttctttttgctatttTTAGACAATACACATTTCATAATATTCTAATTACGAGCTTCATAAATTAAATTCCCAGTTTTTTTCTTAATAGAAAAATGCATAAAACCCTAGGAATTAATTAATATCttacaccaaaaaaagaaaaaaaaaactaaatcagaGAAATACAAACGGAACCTCGTCATCGTTACTATCTTGTTCACTCCGTGTCGTATCTTCCACGGCTGCTACTCCTGCCGTCGCCAACGGTAATACAAGGTGGTAGTTGTCTCCGACGAGGCACTTGCGTGTGAGCTTCTGACATGCAGTGCATAACACACGCCTCACATGTCTCCAAGCAAGAAAATTAGCTCCATGAACCCACCGGTCGCACTTCCTACAGAGGAAAGCCGAGTCCGCCTCACAAAACACGGAGGCATCACTGCCGCAAAGCTCACACCTAACCGGAACACTTGGTCTCGTGCAGAGACTCCGGCAACCTCCGTGGACGCTTCTGTTCTCTTCTTCATTCACGCCTCTACAcattttctctttctctatttattctctctctttctttgttgGGATGATGTTTTTACGAAATTAAGATTTGTAAGTTGGAGAAACGTTAGACATTTTTATATAggaatattttgtttgttaaaagcAAATGAAaggattttttaattaataattaatagtGTGGTGTTGTGTTTTATACACGTGGATGAACATTGCCCTATTATTTGACGTAAATGCCCTTAAGAGGGTGAAATCGTCAATggtgtgtaattttttttcctcCAAGCGATGTTTCGTGAGTGCATGACCTTtcattcaaaaacaaaaactctatagtactgaaaagaaaaaaaaaactcaatagtCCTGACTCTTTGTTTACAACGCCAACCACATCATCATTTCTTTAAGGGGTGAGATATGATGCTAATTGTATATTGTGTCTGTAATCTGGAACATGATTACGATGTACGATGAaaccaaatcaatcaagatttcatatttttttaatagaaacaCCGAAAGTTATTACAAAATTGTAATCATGAAAGATTGTGAGTTTCATTGTATAGAGACTAGCGAGAAATAtcatttatcaaaaattatatcaGCGAATAAAAAtccgatatatatatatatataaggtgtGGCATGAAATGGatgcttattt from Raphanus sativus cultivar WK10039 unplaced genomic scaffold, ASM80110v3 Scaffold1895, whole genome shotgun sequence carries:
- the LOC130504933 gene encoding B-box domain protein 31-like, with amino-acid sequence MCRGVNEEENRSVHGGCRSLCTRPSVPVRCELCGSDASVFCEADSAFLCRKCDRWVHGANFLAWRHVRRVLCTACQKLTRKCLVGDNYHLVLPLATAGVAAVEDTTRSEQDSNDDEVPFVFL